In a genomic window of Besnoitia besnoiti strain Bb-Ger1 chromosome XI, whole genome shotgun sequence:
- a CDS encoding microneme protein MIC16 (encoded by transcript BESB_020400): MHGGLLLCLTFFGVEAISRGHHPKRLAEKNLVPHAVVEGVFSGISHAETSDTIREESIPHERLQAFRNASPDFDRLYRFPAQVDEAQAKGLLSLQDGACAGLYWGKKELVSRITGTFTSLLRLECHESWFSYTEWARTKTWRECARTGVGSHQYFSWVRHHDKPDGACVLVTSVRSGVTRNDMEDCLVDVKSHKEVAVAGVVGEHSGCTSCQVAEWSETACDSWCGDGLQGRFRDVAQHTNSGHCSVAADSYCDFCPNLWEVRQCNAGTNCATGIKPGVRFCPEGAGKEDTADDWRDCAERCLRTFEQTGGDTGDPASFFEAKCFRYSFNNATSSCIFDHLHSCPDSSSISDPQWISGDILSMPSADFTTVTWHDWQEWSSCHDVDPAVGWKKRTRGAKTWGYRPDSSLSPSHWISVAPCVEGAKLMKSDLELAMNPETMCWVYSDFADWSTVSCEPECGENRKKTRTRRVRQTPVKQPDGSILESCASTEVSLQARQQTKECPGSVTCETGCTYTKWTAWSECRCFEGSAGRQVRARELLGGSQLTCTDLEEDKLCEKVCEGNSSTSTVALGGGIGVLAVALLGFVGYKCSRAVPTEQPRPAHM, from the exons ATGCACGGGGGCCTCCTGCTGTGTTTGACTTTTTTTGGAGTCGAGGCAATCTCACGCGGCCATCATCCCAAGAGACTTGCAGAGAAGAATTTAGTTCCACATGCAGTCGTAGAAGGAGTTTTCTCCG GGATATCTCACGCAGAGACTTCCGACACGATTCGTGAGGAATCAATCCCACATGAAAGGCTCCAGGCTTTCAGGAATGCGTCCCCTGATTTTGACAGGCTCTATCGGTTCCCCGCTCAAGTGGATGAGGCACAAGCAAAGGGCCTACTATCACTCCAGGATGGCG CGTGTGCGGGTCTCTACTGGGGAAAGAAAGAGCTCGTCAGCCGGATCACGGGGACGTTCACCAGTTTGCTGCGGTTGGAATGTCACGAGAGCTGGTTCAGTTACACAGAGTGGGCGCGGACGAAAACTTGGCGAGAGTGCGCTCGCACCGGAGTCGGATCACATCAGTATTTTTCCTGGGTGAGGCACCATGACAAACCCGACGGCGCGTGCGTGTTGGTCACGAGTGTACGAAGCGGCGTTACCAGAAACGACATGGAAGATTGCCTGGTTGACG TGAAATCACATAAAGAAGTTGCCGTTGCTGGAGTCGTCGGAGAACACAGTGGCTGCACCTCCTGTCAAGTGGCTGAGTGGTCTGAGACTGCGTGCGATAGCTGGTGCGGTGACGGACTACAAGGACGATTTCGGGACGTGGCTCAGCACACGAACTCTGGACACTGCAGTGTGGCAGCGGACTCCTACTGCGACTTCTGCCCCAATCTGTGGGAAGTTCGACAGTGCAATGCTGGCACAAACTGCG CCACCGGAATCAAACCAGGAGTCCGTTTTTGCCCCGAAGGAGCAGGCAAAGAGGATACAGCAGATGATTGGCGTGACTGCGCTGAACGATGCTTGAGAACATTTGAACAAACAGGTGGAGACAC GGGCGACCCCGCTAGTTTTTTCGAAGCGAAATGCTTCAGATACTCGTTCAACAATGCGACATCCTCTTGCATTTTCGATCATCTTCACAGTTGTCCTGACTCTTCATCGATCAGTGATCCCCAGTGGATTTCCGGAGACATCTTGAGCATGCCGTCAGCCGATTTCACGACCGTCACGTGGCACGATTGGCAAGAGTGGAGCAGCTGCCACGATGTCGACCCGGCAGTAggctggaagaagaggacgcgaggg GCCAAGACGTGGGGATACCGTCCAgactcctctctctctccgtcgcacTGGATATCTGTTGCTCCGTGTGTGGAGGGTGCTAAATTAATGAAGAGTGACCTGGAATTGGCAATGAATCCCGAGA CGATGTGCTGGGTGTATAGTGACTTCGCAGACTGGTCAACAGTATCCTGCGAACCTGAGTGTGGAGAAAACCGCAAGAAGACAAGGACCAGACGAGTTCGGCAAACTCCTGTGAAGCAACCAGATGGTAGCATATTAGAATCGTGTGCTTCCACGGAGGTTTCGCTACAGGCGCGTCAACAGACGAAGGAGTGCCCCGGCTCAGTGACATGTG AAACTGGGTGCACGTACACAAAATGGACGGCTTGGAGTGAGTGCCGTTGCTTCGAAGGGTCAGCAGGTCGGCAGGTCCGTGCACGCGAACTCCTTGGAGGGAGCCAGTTAACTTGCACGGATCTCGAGGAAGACAAGTTATGCGAGAAAGTCTGCGAAGGCAA TTCTTCTACGTCCACGGTTGCACTTGGCGGTGGCATAGGGGTACTTGCTGTGGCTCTTTTGGGCTTCGTCGGATATAAGTGCTCGCGGGCCGTCCCCACTGAACAACCACGGCCGGCCCACATGtag
- a CDS encoding cathepsin CPC1 (encoded by transcript BESB_020410) — protein MEGARWFRRRCATLLVAGSLVCLGWQAARADLPIHSTVSDIKGDWTFFLSPPVTGAVNSCGSPAPNRNLANLRDELKDYKLFLENYGGIQTQLHLSLDDTPVSFAAVRAATTTDNAHRAGWKTLGVFDSKDKKKLVGGWSTVYDEGFEAHVGDDLRLMGFLKYYPKDNCSPHDGDLENSQGDTSCYATDSSRTHIGWYIRHPTQGDVSSGCFYAEKTNTKDADPVSFVFVETTSRAGRNSSSARDKMSSNAASYISREFVDKHNASAASSWRAGVNSVFENMGQHDLLRFVKNFGFKKMRRRGGVDANPSFMQSSSGASSAEMDTAATQVYACPCKNGEKPLDTRDRNESDDTLAVLSPVSALETGSSSFLAAVNRHESLSERGIGAEMDAHAQSPSQGSDILPVWEPERAIHQTDGKGHLILPKAFSWSNPFSGSAFDEHVINQGGCGSCYAVAATYALQKRFEIAASRMLGRKVRLFGSTSESETAGSGKSISFLNIGSTTQLGELSPQSVLSCSFYNQGCDGGFPYLVGKHARDIGIPQSGCMKYHANDMEACPFQRTAALGHAEKPSMLQDSATAEACAEHSRWYAKDYGYVGGCYECNQCSGERQIMEEIYKNGPVPVAFDAPPSLFAYSSGIFDTVSDHARVCDTDAPQCKGVLTGWEYTNHAVTLVGWGETKATDTEGAKKYWIVRNTWGPSWGNQGHLMIARGKNLGGIESQATFIDPDFTRGQGLKVAEAIANLKRNNPAE, from the exons ATGGAGGGCGCACGGTGGTTTCGTAGGAGGTGCGCGACTCTCCTGGTCGCTGGTTCCCTGGTATGCCTTGGGtggcaggccgcgcgggcggaTCTTCCCATTCACTCGACAGTCTCCGATATAAAAGGGGATTG GACCTTCTTCTTGTCACCCCCTGTGACGGGAGCCGTCAACAGTTGCGGGTCGCCGGCTCCCAACAGGAATCTCGCAAATTTGCGCGATGAACTGAAGGACTATAAACTGTTTCTAGAAAACTACGGAG GTATTCAGACGCAACTGCATCTGTCGCTAGATGACACTCCTGTCAGTTTTGCGGCGGTCCGCGCGGCTACTACGACCGACAATGCACACAGAGCTGGGTGGAAAACTCTAGGAGTGTTTGATAGCAAGGATAAAAAGAAGCTTGTCGGCGGCTGGTCAACAGTGTACGACGAAG GTTTTGAGGCACACGTCGGTGACGATTTGAGACTCATGGGGTTCTTAAAGTATTATCCCAAGGACAACTGCTCGCCCCACGATGGCGACTTGGAGAATTCTCAAGGAGACACCTCGTGCTACGCGACAGACTCGTCAAGAACTCATATCG GCTGGTATATTCGTCACCCAACGCAAGGCGATGTGTCATCGGGATGCTTTTATGCGGAGAAGACTAACACAAAAGACGCGGACCCTGTCTCTTTTGTTTTTGTCGAGACCACGTCGAGGGCGGGCCGCAATTCTAGCAGTGCCAGAGACAAAATGTCTAGCAACGCGGCATCGTATATTTCCAGAGAGTTCGTTGATAAGCACAacgcctcagccgcctcaAGCTGGCGAGCCGGAGTTAACTCTGTGTTCGAAAATATGGGTCAACACGATCTGCTACGGTTTGTGAAGAATTTCGGCTTCAAGAAAATGCGGCGCAGAG GTGGCGTCGATGCTAACCCATCCTTCATGCAATCCAGTTCCGGCGCGTCAAGTGCGGAAATGGATACCGCTGCTACGCAGGTGTATGCTTGCCCGTGCAAGAACG GTGAAAAACCCTTGGACACAAGAGATAGAAATGAGTCTGATGATACACTGGCGGTTCTCTCGCCAGTGAGCGCGTTGGAAACTGGAAGCTCAAGTTTCCTGGCTGCAGTCAATCGTCATGAGTCGCTGTCAGAACGCGGCATCGGCGCTGAGATGGATGCTCACGCTCAGAGCCCGTCACAAGGTTCCGATATCCTCCCAGTTTGGGAGCCCGAACGCGCCATTCACCAGACTGACGGAAAGGGACACTTGATCCTCCCGAAGGCATTTTCTTGGTCAAATCCGTTCTCAGGCAGCGCTTTTGACGAGCACGTTATCAATCAAGGGGGATGTGGTAGCTGCTATGCGGTGGCAGCTACATACGCTCTGCAGAAACGGTTTGAGATTGCCGCATCTCGTATGCTTGGACGGAAAGTGAGGCTCTTTGGTTCCACTTCGGAATCAGAGACTGCGGGCAGCGGCAAGTCGATATCCTTCTTAAACATCGGCAGCACAACCCAGCTTGGCGAGTTATCACCACAGTCGGTCCTCTCCTGCTCGTTTTACAATCAAGGATGTGACGGAGGTTTCCCGTATCTTGTGGGAAAGCACGCCAGGGATATTG GCATTCCCCAGTCCGGCTGCATGAAGTATCATGCCAATGACATGGAGGCCTGCCCGTTCCAGAGGACAGCGGCACTCGGCCACGCAGAGAAGCCTTCGATGCTGCAGGACAGTGCGACTGCGGAGGCATGCGCGGAGCATTCCAGATG GTATGCAAAGGACTACGGTTATGTCGGCGGGTGCTACGAATGCAACCAATGCTCAGGAGAACGGCAGATAATGGAAGAGATCTACAAGAATGGTCCTGTCCCGGTCGCGTTTgacgcgcctccttccctcTTTGCCTACAGTTCAGGAATCTTTGACACAGTTTCGGACcacgcgcgcgtgtgtgaTACTGACGCTCCACAGTGCAAAGGTGTCCTAACCGGGTGGGAGTACACCAACCATGCTGTTACGCTAGTTGGCTGGGGCGAGACAAAAGCGACTGATACAGAAGGAGCAAAGAAGTACTGGATTGTGAGGAACACATGGGGTCCGTCTTGGGGCAATCAAGGTCACTTGATGATTGCTCGTGGCAAGAACTTGGGCGGCATTGAAAGCCAAGCAACTTTCATAGATCCTGATTTCACGAGAGGACAAGGGCTGAAGGTGGCCGAAGCGATTGCTAATCTCAAGCGGAATAACCCTGCCGAATGA